AGGAAGCCATTAATCAACTGCTGGTGGAGGAAGAAGAAGATGGGTATGCAAATGGAACCTCTGTCCATCGGCGGACTTTGCTCTCCGACCTACGTACTCAGGTATCCATCCATCCATCCACCCGCGATTATTTACTTATAAAGaagctttctttttttttttgttttggtttcAATTCCTCTGTATGATTCTTCTTATTTGAGTACCCCTGTTCCCACCACTTGAGCTAACTCAtagttttttgattttttttttaattattcacCAGGGTAGAAGAATTATTAGGGTTTTACATACATTATTAGTTATTGGTGAATTGATAAATTTAAATTCTTGGAAGGAAAATAATTCCTGTCTATCTTCATTTCTTGGCTAGAGCTGCAATGCATTACATACTCTTTATATTTGATTGATTGGGAAGGTTTTACTTACAATCTTTGCGAATTGACTGACAGTTGGAACAAGAAAACTGCGAGCCTGATGAATCCGAATCTCCGTCTCCTGGACATGTTAATACTCATAGCTGTGACGAAATCGTGgaagaattgaacaaggtaaagaggcagaacttgatTACACACGGCCTTCTCTCAGCCATGATTCTGGTAACCCTTACCTGGCAGCTATCAGaagtctccctcattttgaaaatcaaacatGTATTGTCCAGTCCTCTCGAATCCCTGGGAGGTATTGCGAAAAGATTTTTCAATGGCCAGCCTAAAGTGAATGTGAATGTTCAACAAGTGATGAAACAGGTGTCCTCTATCAAGGACAAAGTTTCTTTTGAGTCTCCATCTATTCCGGAGCTTCCCCAGTTGGAATTGCCTGGTTTCGATACCAGCGAAGAAGAGTAGGAATCATATGGCAAGATTggatctttctttctttctttctttctttctttctttcttattACCTTGTATTACGAGAGCTTAAAGTCAATGTTGAAGGATTAACAGACCTCCTCTATCAAGATAAATACCATACCGAGTTGTTGGAGACATCCTCTATCAAGATATATGCTACTACTGCGGCGATGCAATTGTATCACTTTCAGAAAAAGAAAACCacatttgatttataaaatgtGACCTTGAAAGATTAGGACTTTATCGAATTGTAATAAAACTTAAACAGATTGAATAAATGAAAACTCAGTTTCAAATAGGGATGACAATTTCTTCCGAACCCGTTGGAGGATCCGATACCCGACCCGAATAGAAGAGGGTATGGATGGATTTTTAGACCCGATTAAATAATTGGGTAATCGGGTATGGggattttcgggttcgggtatgGAGGCGGGTTTGATATAATCCGACTCACACCCGACCCGAATACCcgtttaaatttatatatgtatatatatagtaattatatttatttatattaaagattCATCTTCTCAAATCCAAGCAAATCGGtaccttttcttttctcttcccTTTCACTTTCACTTTTACGTTTCAATGTTTTCCCacttttctatttttcattcAATTTCTCATCTTCTCCACTGGTAAGTTTATTTCATGTTTGacttcaaaaattgaaaaatactttATTTCTTGATTATGGTTCATTGTATTCCTTTTTTGTTTGCATATTTTCAATTCattttaggatttttttaaCCAATTAATTTTGGGATTTTGGAATGTACGTgactttgtttttttattagttttggttttggttttttttttttaacttggactatttttaatattttgttattttttctataaagtttattttgcaaatttttatcattaataatttttcttattgttcatttaaataattttttaaatattcataacttcgatgaaacaatttaaatttgaaaaaattcaattgTATATGATAATAGGGTATTTGGGTAGGGTATGAGTATCCGATAATCCGATGGGTATGGAGATGTGGATGAAATTCAATACCCGATGGGTATGAGgatgaatttaataaatgaGTATGATGATGGATATATGAAATCCGATCCATACCCTACCCATTGCTATCCCTGGTTTCAAAAAGGAATTCGTCAattgtttaaattttaaaaaacaaataattcTTTTTTTCGTGTGGGACCCACATAAATTTATTCCCTAAAATCCAATATGGGATTCGCGGGGACGAAATCACAATAATCAAATTTTCGTCCTCCTCCTCCTGCTCCATAGGGTCGGTTTGGTCTGAGGCATTTTTCTCGTTTAAGGTATCCATCTCTCTATCACACGGTTTGTGTTTTGATGATGCCCAATCATCTGATTAAGGGCTTGTTTCCGGGATTTAAATGTGATTTCCTAAGCTTTTAATTGCTATGTTGTTCTAGAGTTACGCTCCAGTTCTTCAGCTTTTGGTgcttgtaatattttttcattcacTTGTTTGCAGTGGCAAGTTAGCGTTACTGGATTTTAAATGACATTTTCTTATTTTGTTGCAGTTCTCTTTTCACAAGTAATTTTGAGATCTTGGCATTGTTATATCTTGGAATTATTTGATGACTTGATGAAAAGTGCTGATTGTGCATTTCTTGGCTGTTCTTATTTGTTCTCTAGCTTGGTTAATTTACATTCTCCTATGTTCTATTTGAAGATAGAATGTAGGATCTGTTTTcttcttcctttttttttttggaattctGATGATGAGTGTGTTTTGTTTCAAGTGCCGTTTAGTGTCATGATACAAGGAGGGTGGAGGTAGAGAGAATCCAAGTGTCAATGGAGTGCAACAGAGATGAGGCTGTGAGAGCGAAAGAAATTGCTGAGAGGAAGTTTGTAGCAAAGGACATTAAGGGGGCAAAAAAATTTGCTTTGAAGGCTAGGAATTTATATCCTGAACTTGACGGAATTTCCCAAATGTTGATTACTCTTGAGATCTATCTTTGCGCTGAAGAGAAGAAAATACAAGAAGAATGTGACTGGTATGGTGTGCTCGATGTGAATCCTTTCGCTGATGATGAGACCATAAGAAAACAGTATAGAAAACTTGCTCTCCTCCTCCATCCTGACAAAAATAGATTCATTGGGGCTGAAGGGGCATTTCAACTTGTCTCGCAAGCCTGGAATTTACTTTCAGATAAGTCCAAGAGAATAGCATATGATAGGAGGTATGGTGTGGCATTCCAGCAAAGAAATCGGTCTATGAAGGCAGATCCTTCAACGCCAATGCAAAATGGGTTCTACAAGTTTGCAAAAACTGTAGCTTCGCAGTCAAGGGGTCCAAATTGCAATTCTAATAAGACGAAACGGATTCCTAAGGATTATTCTAGTAACAGGAATGGGGTTCCGAAGGATGATTTTCATAGCAGAGATGGGGTTACAAAGGGTAATAATACTGTCAAGAGGAACCTCTCTTCTGCTCCTCCCCCATTTCTCAAGGAGCGTCACACGTTTTGGACTGTCTGTGATCGATGTAGGATGCAATATGAATATCTCAGAGTGTATCTGAACCACCATCTTCTTTGCCCCAATTGCCACGAGGCCTACTTTGCTATTGAAATCGAGCCTCCATCTAGCCGATGCTCCAAGAGATCATCATCTCAGACTGCGAATTCTAAGCTATGGAAAAATACAAGCTATCAGGGAAGTAATGCCCTGCGAAACAACTCAGCCACATCTCATACAGGAACTCCAGGTTTCAGTCACAATAACGAATCCAATCATAGTAACTTCCGGTGGGCTCCATTCTCTGAGTCAACAGGTTCTGCTACTGCGGTTCAAGCGGCAAATATGGTTAAGCAAGCTTATGAGAAAGTTAAGAAGGAAAGGCAGAAAGCACAGGCTGCCACAAGAGGGGGGGAGACATTGCGAGGAAAGAATCTTGCATCAAAAAGACCAGTGGGTGCTGAAATCTCTGGCCGTTCTGATGCTGTGAAGAGGAGAAAAGGTGTTGACAGCTTTGGTAATAGCACGGAGACTACAAAACATGGGATCTGTGAAACTGGAACCATTCGGGTCACAGGTTTCTCTGCTGTCAAACAGGATACCTTGAAGAAACATACAAGCAACCATTTGCTAATGGAGAAGGGTCGCGAGGAAATACTTAAGAAACTAATTGAACACGTGCCATATAACACGATGAATCCAGTAGCAGTGGAGGTTCATGAAAATACCCAAGAAAATGGCACGTCAAACACAAACAATGGTAGTTGTACGCGTGTTACTAAGTTATGTAAGCCAGTTGAGACTAACAGTCGAGTCCCTTTGAATAAACTGTGTTGTAGTACTTCAGGTCCTTCTGCGGAACACGTCGAGCGAATGTTGGTGAATGTTCCTGATCCAGATTTTCATGGTTTTGACAAAGACAGGACAGTGCAATGTTTCAGAGACAACCAGGTATGGGCCGtgtatgatgatgatgatggaaTGCCGAGACATTATACCATGATTCACAGTGTGATATCTCTAAATCCATTCAAGATTAGGCTGAGTTGGCTAAATTCTATGACCAACGATGGACTAGGCCATGTAAATTGGTTTATTAATGGCTTTTCTAGAACATGTGGGGAATTTAGAACTAGCAGACTTGACATCTGTACCTCGTTGGACTGTTTCTCACACAAAGTCCGATTTGTAAAATGCACTTCTGAGACTGTTCAAATATTTCCTCAAAGAGGTGACATTTGGGCTTTGTACAGAAATTGGTCCTCTGATTGGAATGAGCTCACTGAAGATGAAGTAATACACAAATACGACATGGTGGAAATACTTCAAGACTATGTTGAGGAATACGGTGTA
This window of the Primulina tabacum isolate GXHZ01 chromosome 4, ASM2559414v2, whole genome shotgun sequence genome carries:
- the LOC142541368 gene encoding uncharacterized protein LOC142541368, giving the protein MESQQNLKVIQEAINQLLVEEEEDGYANGTSVHRRTLLSDLRTQLEQENCEPDESESPSPGHVNTHSCDEIVEELNKVKRQNLITHGLLSAMILVTLTWQLSEVSLILKIKHVLSSPLESLGGIAKRFFNGQPKVNVNVQQVMKQVSSIKDKVSFESPSIPELPQLELPGFDTSEEE
- the LOC142542124 gene encoding uncharacterized protein LOC142542124, encoding MECNRDEAVRAKEIAERKFVAKDIKGAKKFALKARNLYPELDGISQMLITLEIYLCAEEKKIQEECDWYGVLDVNPFADDETIRKQYRKLALLLHPDKNRFIGAEGAFQLVSQAWNLLSDKSKRIAYDRRYGVAFQQRNRSMKADPSTPMQNGFYKFAKTVASQSRGPNCNSNKTKRIPKDYSSNRNGVPKDDFHSRDGVTKGNNTVKRNLSSAPPPFLKERHTFWTVCDRCRMQYEYLRVYLNHHLLCPNCHEAYFAIEIEPPSSRCSKRSSSQTANSKLWKNTSYQGSNALRNNSATSHTGTPGFSHNNESNHSNFRWAPFSESTGSATAVQAANMVKQAYEKVKKERQKAQAATRGGETLRGKNLASKRPVGAEISGRSDAVKRRKGVDSFGNSTETTKHGICETGTIRVTGFSAVKQDTLKKHTSNHLLMEKGREEILKKLIEHVPYNTMNPVAVEVHENTQENGTSNTNNGSCTRVTKLCKPVETNSRVPLNKLCCSTSGPSAEHVERMLVNVPDPDFHGFDKDRTVQCFRDNQVWAVYDDDDGMPRHYTMIHSVISLNPFKIRLSWLNSMTNDGLGHVNWFINGFSRTCGEFRTSRLDICTSLDCFSHKVRFVKCTSETVQIFPQRGDIWALYRNWSSDWNELTEDEVIHKYDMVEILQDYVEEYGVIVVPLVKISGFKAVFHQHFDPNKIRRIPMEEMSRFSHQVPSNLLTGKEGAKVLKGCRELDPASIPLEILQALSEIEGINFLESDKDIESVKEVDCDGNADTNMVDGGVSQIKGIKLLSTGELNHHENGHMDNS